The Bombus pyrosoma isolate SC7728 linkage group LG3, ASM1482585v1, whole genome shotgun sequence genome has a segment encoding these proteins:
- the LOC122566254 gene encoding nuclear cap-binding protein subunit 3-like isoform X2 gives MDELGEPMDVEMIPVTDDAKNVDSEQTDVKTFNSNNVQQPEIQLDSRYENRGGTFMTGIDIFSKEEKLKMEERAKRFGLTDKIKNNLSNPEQDLYSSMGIVEDSENTKNIRLNVIHMRGTEEMSTKDVFKYFEDYAPASIEWINDVSCNVVWLDNLSAARAILGLSKRIIGLEKQQTTKSLDGNPDEENNVTNDDSIIEMDEDNEITNTTKETREDYISIKDINCPLPPGLWRKGIDYPKSKAILLRFATRADKKQPNAEKMSIKGILTESRKRMYKQIRQNKRKFKEEPQEDVEDRRRVKNPWGALSESWGLNDAIESEFGTRNEPKDQGRSVKERLGVKYPPKETTHAEEQQSNSSSDSEDEWCKRSKVLRMRMHADDEEEKIHKRRAKLRQTMLNNLTRGNDLRSRLSAPRKGTQFRDAIQVVVTNTTATKSNSLKLNDSEEEDGEIIEDNESQEKEEGEWQGSDEKEQEEEDEDEDYSDEDSDKPAKEVQGPKGSVIKVVQHKPRVASTVWARLNNVKSEIVDNSIKDRQPRIRDLRNTLKGDLRSRIRNHTRGRSPLRIEVKNDKYTEGSETE, from the exons atggATGAACTGGGTGAACCTATGGACGTGGAAATGATCCCAGTTACCGATGATGCCAAAAATGTTGATTCTGAGCAAACCGAtgtaaaaacttttaattcaaACAACGTGCAACAACcagaa ATACAGTTAGATAGCCGTTATGAGAATCGTGGTGGTACTTTCATGACAGGCATAGATATATTTagtaaggaagaaaaattgaaaatggaagaaagagCCAAACGTTTTGGATTAACTGACaagataaagaataatttatcaaatccAGAACAAGATTTGTATTCTAG tatgGGCATTGTAGAAGATagtgaaaatacaaaaaatatcagACTAAATGTAATACACATGAGAGGCACAGAAGAAATGAGTACCAAAGatgtctttaaatattttgaagattATGCTCCAGCCTCCATTGAATGGATCAATGATGTTTCAT gTAACGTGGTATGGTTAGATAATTTATCAGCAGCTAGAGCTATATTGGGATTATCAAAAAGGATTATTGGTTTGGAAAAGCAACAAACTACAAAATCACTTGATGGTAATCCTGATGAAGAAAACAATGTAACTAATGATGATTCTATCATTGAAATGGACGAAGATAATGAGATCACAAACACTACAAAGGAGACAAGAGAAGATTATATAAGTATCAAGGATATTAATTGCCCATTACCTCCTGGCTTGTGGAGGAAAGGGATAGATTATCCTAAATCTAAAGCAATACTCCTTAGATTTGCTACCAGAGCTGATAAAAAACAACCTAATGCAGAGAAAATGa GTATTAAAGGAATTTTAACTGAGTCTCGAAAACGGATGTACAAACAAATtagacaaaataaaagaaaattcaaagaagaGCCGCAAGAAGATGTTGAAGATAGAAGGCGTGTGAAGAACCCCTGGGGTGCATTGTCTGAAAGTTGGGGACTCAATGATGCTATAGAAAGTGAGTTTGGCACCAGAAATGAACCTAAAGATCAAGGGCGTAGTGTAAAGGAAAGATTAGGGGTAAAATATCCTCCAAAGGAAACTACACACGCTGAAGAACAACAAAGTAATTCGAGCAGTGATAGTGAAGATGAATGGTGTAAAAGAAGTAAAGTGTTGCGAATGCGAATGCATGCGGACGATGAAGAAGAGAAGATACACAAACGACGTGCGAAACTTCGACAA ACTATGTTAAATAACTTAACTAGAGGCAATGATTTGCGATCGAGGCTTAGCGCTCCGAGGAAAGGAACGCAATTTCGTGATGCAATTCAAGTAGTTGTAACAAATACAACTGCAACAAAGTCGAATTCTTTAAAGCTTAATGACTCAGAG GAGGAAGACGGTGAAATTATTGAAGATAATGAGAGCCAGGAAAAGGAAGAGGGCGAATGGCAAGGGTCTGATGAAAAAGAacaggaagaagaagacgaggaCGAAGACTATAGTGATGAGGATAGTGACAAACCTGCAAAAGAAGTTCAAGGACCTAAGGGCAGTGTAATAAAAGTAGTTCAACATAAACCTCGTGTTGCTTCTACAGTATGGGCGAGACTGAACAAtgtaaaaagtgaaattgttGATAACTCCATTAAAGACAG GCAACCAAGAATACGAGATCTAAGAAATACATTAAAAGGCGATCTTCGGTCTCGAATCAGAAATCATACAAGAGGTCGCTCTCCTTTAAGGATAGAAgtgaaaaatgacaaatataCCGAAGGAAGTGAAACAGAATAA
- the LOC122566254 gene encoding nuclear cap-binding protein subunit 3-like isoform X1, with protein MDELGEPMDVEMIPVTDDAKNVDSEQTDVKTFNSNNVQQPEIQLDSRYENRGGTFMTGIDIFSKEEKLKMEERAKRFGLTDKIKNNLSNPEQDLYSSMGIVEDSENTKNIRLNVIHMRGTEEMSTKDVFKYFEDYAPASIEWINDVSCNVVWLDNLSAARAILGLSKRIIGLEKQQTTKSLDGNPDEENNVTNDDSIIEMDEDNEITNTTKETREDYISIKDINCPLPPGLWRKGIDYPKSKAILLRFATRADKKQPNAEKMSEYYKKYGNPNFGGIKGILTESRKRMYKQIRQNKRKFKEEPQEDVEDRRRVKNPWGALSESWGLNDAIESEFGTRNEPKDQGRSVKERLGVKYPPKETTHAEEQQSNSSSDSEDEWCKRSKVLRMRMHADDEEEKIHKRRAKLRQTMLNNLTRGNDLRSRLSAPRKGTQFRDAIQVVVTNTTATKSNSLKLNDSEEEDGEIIEDNESQEKEEGEWQGSDEKEQEEEDEDEDYSDEDSDKPAKEVQGPKGSVIKVVQHKPRVASTVWARLNNVKSEIVDNSIKDRQPRIRDLRNTLKGDLRSRIRNHTRGRSPLRIEVKNDKYTEGSETE; from the exons atggATGAACTGGGTGAACCTATGGACGTGGAAATGATCCCAGTTACCGATGATGCCAAAAATGTTGATTCTGAGCAAACCGAtgtaaaaacttttaattcaaACAACGTGCAACAACcagaa ATACAGTTAGATAGCCGTTATGAGAATCGTGGTGGTACTTTCATGACAGGCATAGATATATTTagtaaggaagaaaaattgaaaatggaagaaagagCCAAACGTTTTGGATTAACTGACaagataaagaataatttatcaaatccAGAACAAGATTTGTATTCTAG tatgGGCATTGTAGAAGATagtgaaaatacaaaaaatatcagACTAAATGTAATACACATGAGAGGCACAGAAGAAATGAGTACCAAAGatgtctttaaatattttgaagattATGCTCCAGCCTCCATTGAATGGATCAATGATGTTTCAT gTAACGTGGTATGGTTAGATAATTTATCAGCAGCTAGAGCTATATTGGGATTATCAAAAAGGATTATTGGTTTGGAAAAGCAACAAACTACAAAATCACTTGATGGTAATCCTGATGAAGAAAACAATGTAACTAATGATGATTCTATCATTGAAATGGACGAAGATAATGAGATCACAAACACTACAAAGGAGACAAGAGAAGATTATATAAGTATCAAGGATATTAATTGCCCATTACCTCCTGGCTTGTGGAGGAAAGGGATAGATTATCCTAAATCTAAAGCAATACTCCTTAGATTTGCTACCAGAGCTGATAAAAAACAACCTAATGCAGAGAAAATGagtgaatattataaaaaatatggaaaccCCAATTTTGGAG GTATTAAAGGAATTTTAACTGAGTCTCGAAAACGGATGTACAAACAAATtagacaaaataaaagaaaattcaaagaagaGCCGCAAGAAGATGTTGAAGATAGAAGGCGTGTGAAGAACCCCTGGGGTGCATTGTCTGAAAGTTGGGGACTCAATGATGCTATAGAAAGTGAGTTTGGCACCAGAAATGAACCTAAAGATCAAGGGCGTAGTGTAAAGGAAAGATTAGGGGTAAAATATCCTCCAAAGGAAACTACACACGCTGAAGAACAACAAAGTAATTCGAGCAGTGATAGTGAAGATGAATGGTGTAAAAGAAGTAAAGTGTTGCGAATGCGAATGCATGCGGACGATGAAGAAGAGAAGATACACAAACGACGTGCGAAACTTCGACAA ACTATGTTAAATAACTTAACTAGAGGCAATGATTTGCGATCGAGGCTTAGCGCTCCGAGGAAAGGAACGCAATTTCGTGATGCAATTCAAGTAGTTGTAACAAATACAACTGCAACAAAGTCGAATTCTTTAAAGCTTAATGACTCAGAG GAGGAAGACGGTGAAATTATTGAAGATAATGAGAGCCAGGAAAAGGAAGAGGGCGAATGGCAAGGGTCTGATGAAAAAGAacaggaagaagaagacgaggaCGAAGACTATAGTGATGAGGATAGTGACAAACCTGCAAAAGAAGTTCAAGGACCTAAGGGCAGTGTAATAAAAGTAGTTCAACATAAACCTCGTGTTGCTTCTACAGTATGGGCGAGACTGAACAAtgtaaaaagtgaaattgttGATAACTCCATTAAAGACAG GCAACCAAGAATACGAGATCTAAGAAATACATTAAAAGGCGATCTTCGGTCTCGAATCAGAAATCATACAAGAGGTCGCTCTCCTTTAAGGATAGAAgtgaaaaatgacaaatataCCGAAGGAAGTGAAACAGAATAA